In Candidatus Roseilinea sp., one DNA window encodes the following:
- a CDS encoding phosphate transport system regulatory protein PhoU: MRSVLEGELQGVRDGIAALGAQAVDATARAVDALIHRNFDQAREVKRDDKATDALRYDIERDCLAALATQQPVARDLRELIAASIVAVELERCGDYAKGVAKAARRIARCDSGIPTFNLSDMDRLARSMLERSTRAFLEGDVQSAQQVLEDDDRLDQMYNALLTQTMEAMANHPQHIESGMWLLHAGHSLERIGDRATNVAERVIFVVTGDITGDLNVHDAGQARSLQ, encoded by the coding sequence ATGAGGAGCGTACTGGAAGGAGAACTGCAAGGCGTTCGCGATGGCATCGCTGCGCTCGGCGCGCAAGCCGTGGACGCCACTGCGCGGGCGGTGGATGCGCTGATCCATCGCAACTTCGATCAAGCGCGCGAGGTGAAGCGAGACGACAAAGCGACGGACGCCCTGCGCTACGACATCGAGCGTGACTGCCTGGCCGCTCTGGCAACCCAGCAGCCGGTCGCGCGCGACCTGCGCGAGTTGATCGCTGCGAGCATCGTCGCCGTCGAGCTGGAGCGCTGCGGCGACTACGCCAAGGGCGTTGCCAAAGCGGCGCGCCGGATTGCTCGCTGCGATAGCGGCATCCCCACCTTCAACCTGTCGGATATGGATCGTCTGGCGCGTTCCATGCTGGAGCGCAGCACGCGCGCCTTCCTGGAAGGGGATGTGCAATCGGCGCAACAGGTGCTCGAAGACGACGATCGCCTTGATCAGATGTACAACGCGCTGCTGACGCAAACAATGGAGGCCATGGCGAATCACCCCCAGCATATCGAGAGCGGCATGTGGCTGTTGCATGCTGGGCACAGCCTCGAACGCATCGGCGACCGCGCAACCAACGTCGCCGAGCGCGTGATCTTCGTCGTGACCGGCGACAT